The Corynebacterium tuberculostearicum genome window below encodes:
- a CDS encoding bifunctional ADP-dependent NAD(P)H-hydrate dehydratase/NAD(P)H-hydrate epimerase, with protein sequence MRHAYSVAAVRAAEHSLLAQQNFDDELMRLAARGVAATATSMLDSYRHVTILAGPGGNGGDGLYAGAFLAEEGYSVEAILAADSAHEPAMKAFAAAGGTSAHGLGDADLLIDAVAGLASTRGLSGAPLRAYTEAKERGVPVLAVDIPSGINADTGVAAADAVEADVTISFGWARAGHIFAPECGAVVLCDLRLPGAPRSFAEELSATAEPVGYIANEPTITLPYQWPTEPVLSGEQGLVTAPKPVGCTGPILDPTPGATNTKYTGGVTAVCAGSSAYPGAGILAATGAVRATPSMVRVVGNDSVVTSLPEVVPHASAQEKVHAQAWVVGPGRGTGPEAAAELRAVLERGLPTIIDADALTVLSTDGDLRELVRDHPCAVLTPHAGEFARLYAATLGRELDLSEGLGVRLRELSDALDCFILHKGRITTVTAPGQKIYGMNAGHSYAATAGSGDVLSGILGATLAQLDAAEADVEAIIMEILHAAAIHQHAAAIAAHTPDGFGICSASQIAASVPQAIARLLLMQR encoded by the coding sequence ATGCGACATGCCTATAGCGTTGCCGCCGTCCGCGCGGCGGAGCATTCCCTTCTCGCCCAGCAGAACTTTGACGATGAGCTCATGCGCTTGGCCGCACGAGGCGTGGCGGCCACGGCCACGAGCATGCTCGACTCTTATCGGCACGTAACTATCCTTGCCGGGCCAGGCGGCAACGGCGGCGATGGACTCTATGCTGGCGCTTTCCTGGCAGAAGAGGGCTACTCCGTGGAGGCCATCCTTGCAGCGGATAGCGCCCACGAACCCGCGATGAAGGCATTTGCCGCGGCCGGCGGAACCAGTGCGCACGGCCTAGGAGACGCCGATCTGCTTATCGACGCCGTCGCCGGCCTCGCCTCCACCCGCGGCCTTTCCGGTGCCCCATTGAGGGCCTATACCGAGGCCAAGGAGCGTGGGGTGCCGGTATTAGCGGTGGACATTCCTTCGGGCATTAACGCCGATACCGGCGTGGCCGCAGCCGATGCCGTAGAGGCAGACGTGACCATTAGCTTTGGCTGGGCTCGTGCCGGACATATCTTTGCCCCGGAATGCGGCGCGGTGGTGCTCTGCGATCTGCGCCTACCCGGCGCCCCACGCTCCTTCGCAGAAGAGCTGTCCGCCACCGCTGAACCGGTGGGCTATATCGCCAACGAACCCACTATTACCTTGCCCTACCAGTGGCCGACTGAGCCGGTGCTTTCGGGAGAACAAGGCCTGGTCACCGCCCCGAAGCCGGTGGGCTGCACGGGGCCGATTCTGGATCCGACTCCGGGGGCGACAAACACCAAGTACACCGGCGGGGTGACCGCGGTCTGTGCTGGCAGCAGCGCCTATCCCGGCGCGGGCATCCTCGCCGCCACGGGAGCGGTGCGCGCCACGCCGTCCATGGTTCGCGTCGTGGGCAATGACTCCGTGGTCACGAGCCTGCCGGAGGTAGTGCCTCATGCCAGTGCCCAAGAAAAAGTCCACGCCCAAGCCTGGGTCGTAGGCCCTGGGCGAGGCACCGGACCGGAGGCGGCCGCGGAATTGCGCGCCGTGCTAGAACGCGGGCTGCCCACCATTATCGACGCCGATGCGCTGACCGTGCTCTCGACCGACGGCGATCTACGCGAACTCGTGCGCGATCATCCCTGCGCCGTCCTGACCCCGCATGCCGGGGAGTTTGCGCGGCTCTACGCGGCAACTCTCGGCCGCGAACTTGATCTTTCGGAGGGGCTCGGGGTGCGCCTGCGAGAGCTTTCCGATGCCCTCGACTGCTTCATCCTGCACAAGGGCCGGATCACCACGGTCACGGCCCCAGGCCAGAAGATTTATGGCATGAACGCAGGGCATTCCTACGCGGCCACCGCCGGTTCTGGTGACGTGCTCTCTGGCATCCTCGGAGCGACGCTCGCGCAACTGGATGCCGCCGAGGCGGATGTGGAGGCGATAATTATGGAAATCCTGCACGCGGCAGCCATCCACCAACACGCGGCGGCCATTGCCGCCCACACCCCGGACGGCTTTGGGATTTGCTCCGCCTCCCAGATTGCCGCATCCGTGCCGCAGGCAATCGCACGGCTACTCCTCATGCAGCGCTAG
- a CDS encoding Fpg/Nei family DNA glycosylase gives MPEGHVIHRLANKFNADYRGMPLHVTSPQGRFAAEAELLDGERIELAETYGKHLFVHFSAEDPRHILYIHLGLIGKLRFEPREEAGGQIRVRIDNGAEAANLRGPQFCRLLTEEEYRAQLTKVGQDPLRADADVEALWAKVHKSRRSIGSLMMDQHLYAGVGNIYRAETLFRHGLSPFLPGRDVSRETFDATWADLVDLMEYGVEHGRIDTVRPEHSPEAMGREPRKDDHGGEVYVYRRAGLPCYICGTPVAEKVMEGRNLFWCPTCQPAP, from the coding sequence ATGCCTGAAGGTCACGTCATCCACCGCCTAGCTAATAAATTCAACGCCGATTATCGCGGCATGCCACTGCACGTGACCAGCCCGCAGGGCCGCTTCGCGGCGGAGGCAGAGCTTCTCGATGGCGAGCGCATTGAGCTCGCAGAGACCTACGGCAAGCACCTTTTCGTGCACTTTAGCGCCGAGGATCCGCGCCATATCCTCTATATTCACCTAGGCCTGATTGGCAAGCTGCGCTTCGAGCCCCGCGAGGAAGCCGGGGGACAGATCCGAGTGCGCATCGATAATGGCGCCGAGGCCGCTAACCTGCGCGGACCGCAGTTTTGCCGCCTGCTCACCGAAGAGGAGTACCGCGCACAGCTAACCAAGGTGGGCCAAGATCCGCTGCGCGCGGATGCCGATGTGGAGGCGCTCTGGGCCAAAGTGCATAAATCGCGGCGCAGCATCGGCTCCCTCATGATGGATCAGCACCTTTATGCCGGCGTGGGCAATATTTACCGGGCGGAGACCCTCTTTCGCCACGGCCTCTCCCCTTTCCTGCCGGGCCGAGATGTTTCCCGTGAAACCTTTGACGCCACGTGGGCGGACTTGGTGGATCTGATGGAGTACGGGGTGGAGCACGGCCGCATCGATACCGTGCGGCCCGAACATTCCCCCGAGGCCATGGGCCGCGAACCGCGCAAGGACGACCACGGCGGCGAAGTCTACGTCTACCGCCGCGCCGGCCTACCTTGCTATATCTGCGGCACACCGGTGGCAGAAAAGGTCATGGAGGGACGCAACCTATTTTGGTGCCCTACCTGCCAACCGGCACCTTAA
- a CDS encoding DUF1846 domain-containing protein, translating to MTQKIGFDREKYIELQSKHIHARREEIGGKLYLEMGGKLFDDMHASRVLPGFTPDNKIAMLERIKEDVEILICINAKDISRQKVRADLGILYEDDLLRLVDVFRSRGFLVENIVMTQLEEGNSQAEAFIDKAERLGLKVARHRVIPGYPTNTDLIVSEEGFGRNEFAETSRDLVVVTAPGPGSGKLATALSQVYHEHQRGNNAGYAKFETFPIWNLPLEHPVNLAYEAATVDLNDSNIIDHFHLSAHGESTVNYNRDVEAFPLLRTLLEKLTGTTPYQSPTDMGVNMAGFCITDDAVCRAAAQQEIIRRYFKAQVEEARAGLGTEQSERAAVIMAKAGIKVEDRPVVAPARQRAEETGEPASAMQLHDGTMITGRTAPLLGCSAAMLLNALKHLAGIDDDIHLLSPESIEPIQTLKTKHLGSKNPRLHTDEVLIALSVSAAKDDNARKALEQIKELAGCDVHTTTILGSVDEGIFRNLGVLVTSDPVFARKKALYQKR from the coding sequence ATGACGCAAAAAATCGGCTTTGACCGCGAGAAATACATTGAGCTGCAGTCGAAGCACATCCACGCCCGCCGCGAGGAAATCGGCGGCAAGCTCTACCTAGAGATGGGCGGCAAGCTTTTTGACGATATGCACGCCTCCCGCGTGCTGCCCGGCTTCACTCCGGACAATAAAATCGCGATGTTGGAGCGCATCAAAGAGGACGTAGAGATCCTCATCTGCATCAACGCGAAGGATATCTCCCGCCAGAAGGTACGCGCGGACCTGGGCATCCTTTATGAAGATGACCTGCTGCGCCTGGTGGACGTATTCCGCAGCCGCGGATTCTTGGTGGAAAACATCGTCATGACCCAGCTGGAGGAGGGCAACTCCCAGGCGGAGGCCTTCATCGACAAGGCAGAGCGCCTCGGCCTCAAGGTGGCGCGCCACCGCGTTATCCCTGGCTACCCCACCAATACGGACCTCATCGTGTCCGAAGAGGGTTTTGGGCGCAATGAGTTTGCGGAAACCTCCCGCGACCTCGTCGTGGTTACCGCGCCGGGCCCTGGCTCCGGCAAGCTGGCCACCGCGCTCTCGCAGGTCTACCACGAGCACCAGCGTGGCAATAATGCCGGCTACGCCAAGTTTGAAACCTTCCCTATCTGGAATCTCCCCCTGGAACACCCCGTGAACCTGGCCTATGAGGCAGCCACGGTGGACCTGAACGATTCCAATATTATTGACCACTTCCACCTGTCCGCCCACGGCGAATCCACCGTGAACTACAACCGCGATGTGGAAGCATTCCCGCTGCTGCGCACGCTTTTGGAAAAGCTCACCGGCACCACCCCGTACCAGTCCCCGACGGATATGGGCGTGAACATGGCGGGCTTCTGCATTACTGACGACGCCGTGTGCCGCGCCGCCGCCCAGCAAGAAATCATCCGCCGTTACTTCAAGGCGCAGGTGGAAGAGGCTCGTGCGGGCTTGGGCACCGAGCAATCCGAGCGCGCCGCGGTCATCATGGCCAAGGCCGGCATCAAGGTAGAAGACCGCCCCGTGGTGGCACCTGCTCGCCAGCGCGCGGAAGAAACCGGCGAGCCCGCCTCCGCTATGCAGCTGCACGACGGCACCATGATCACCGGCCGCACCGCGCCCCTGCTGGGCTGCTCGGCGGCGATGCTGCTCAACGCGCTGAAGCACCTGGCGGGCATCGATGACGATATTCATCTGCTGTCGCCCGAGTCCATCGAGCCGATTCAAACGCTCAAGACCAAGCACCTGGGTTCCAAGAATCCACGCCTGCATACCGACGAGGTTCTGATCGCCTTGTCCGTGTCTGCGGCGAAGGATGACAATGCCCGCAAGGCGCTGGAGCAGATCAAGGAGCTTGCTGGTTGCGACGTCCACACCACCACCATCCTGGGTTCTGTGGATGAGGGAATCTTCCGCAACCTCGGCGTGCTCGTGACCTCTGACCCAGTCTTTGCCCGCAAGAAGGCGCTGTACCAAAAGCGCTAA
- the trhO gene encoding oxygen-dependent tRNA uridine(34) hydroxylase TrhO: MTIGKVLLYYCFTPIEDPTAIMLWQRTLCESLGLKGRILISEHGINGTVGGDMEACKRYVRQTKEYPGFKRMQFKWSEGGADDFPRLSVKVRDEIVAFGAPGELKVDENGVVGGGVHLKPEEVNKLVEERGEEVVFFDGRNAMEAEIGKFKNAVVPDVKTTHDFIEEIESGKYDWMKDKPVVSYCTGGIRCEILSSLMKNRGFQEVYQIDGGIVRYGEKYGNDGLWEGSMYVFDKRMHHEFGQGLQDPGFIQLGHCVHCGKGTNTFHNCINEDTCRQQVLICDDCIQHVETQHCGRPDCAEVVEHLVDQDANS; encoded by the coding sequence GTGACTATTGGCAAAGTTCTCCTGTATTACTGCTTTACCCCCATCGAAGATCCCACCGCAATCATGCTGTGGCAGCGCACCCTGTGCGAGTCCCTGGGGCTCAAGGGGCGCATCCTCATTTCCGAGCACGGCATCAACGGCACCGTTGGCGGCGATATGGAAGCCTGCAAGCGCTACGTCCGCCAGACCAAGGAATACCCCGGCTTTAAGCGCATGCAGTTTAAATGGTCCGAGGGCGGCGCGGATGACTTCCCGCGGCTTTCGGTCAAGGTGCGCGATGAAATCGTGGCCTTTGGCGCGCCGGGCGAGCTGAAGGTGGATGAAAACGGCGTCGTCGGCGGCGGCGTGCACCTCAAGCCCGAAGAGGTAAATAAGCTGGTAGAAGAACGTGGCGAGGAGGTCGTCTTCTTTGACGGCCGCAACGCCATGGAGGCAGAGATTGGCAAGTTTAAAAATGCCGTCGTGCCCGATGTGAAAACCACGCATGACTTCATCGAGGAAATCGAATCCGGCAAGTATGACTGGATGAAGGATAAGCCGGTGGTGTCTTATTGCACCGGTGGCATTCGCTGCGAGATCCTGTCCTCGTTGATGAAGAACCGTGGCTTCCAAGAGGTCTACCAGATCGATGGTGGCATCGTGCGCTACGGCGAAAAGTACGGCAATGATGGCCTGTGGGAAGGCTCCATGTATGTCTTTGACAAGCGCATGCACCACGAGTTTGGTCAAGGACTCCAAGACCCCGGCTTCATCCAGCTGGGTCACTGCGTGCACTGCGGCAAGGGTACGAATACCTTCCACAATTGCATCAATGAAGATACCTGCCGCCAGCAGGTACTCATCTGTGATGACTGCATCCAGCACGTAGAAACCCAGCACTGCGGTCGGCCGGATTGCGCTGAAGTGGTTGAACATCTCGTCGACCAAGATGCGAATTCTTGA
- a CDS encoding aminotransferase class IV produces MSTYLWHEGSFIPSQPHPGPFDVADSWRMLGDAHSNALPLHLQRFESVAGPLPAGFVPAMLQLFGPGDLFPRISLAGGQLRLDIRPAPPARRTTRLTYVQAPDPRTQPLVKGPDFPALARYRTEYQADGTDDTAIVDASGAMVETTTGALVAWDGETLILPTGPALPSITLRQVARRAADLGIHTETRPITPELAAECPLWFLNSLHGMSPVSELHAPTGVIHPPHSPHTTGWQHWWWGCFRRETAGD; encoded by the coding sequence ATGAGCACCTATCTCTGGCACGAGGGCAGCTTCATTCCAAGCCAGCCTCACCCCGGGCCCTTTGACGTGGCGGATTCTTGGCGGATGCTTGGCGACGCCCACTCCAACGCCCTCCCCCTGCACCTCCAGCGCTTCGAGTCGGTAGCCGGCCCACTGCCCGCTGGCTTCGTCCCCGCGATGCTGCAGCTTTTCGGCCCCGGCGATCTCTTTCCCCGCATCTCGCTAGCCGGCGGACAGCTGCGCCTCGACATTCGCCCTGCGCCCCCTGCGCGCCGAACCACCCGGCTGACCTATGTGCAAGCCCCCGATCCACGCACGCAGCCTTTAGTCAAGGGCCCCGATTTTCCAGCGCTGGCACGCTACCGTACCGAGTACCAGGCAGACGGCACCGATGACACCGCCATCGTGGATGCTTCCGGTGCCATGGTGGAGACCACCACTGGCGCGCTCGTTGCCTGGGACGGGGAAACGCTCATCCTCCCCACCGGTCCGGCGCTGCCCAGCATCACGCTGCGCCAAGTTGCCCGGCGCGCTGCGGACCTTGGAATTCACACCGAAACGCGCCCCATCACCCCTGAGCTCGCCGCCGAGTGCCCCCTGTGGTTCCTCAACTCGCTCCACGGCATGAGCCCCGTTAGCGAACTACACGCCCCCACCGGTGTCATCCATCCACCGCACAGCCCGCATACCACCGGGTGGCAGCACTGGTGGTGGGGCTGTTTCCGCAGGGAAACTGCGGGCGACTAG
- a CDS encoding chorismate-binding protein — translation MILLLDNYDSYTFNLAHLIAEVAGREPLVVAAGEADGLAERVRAGEFSHVVISPGPGTPEREEDFGAARGIVAAAAAAEIPVLGVCLGHQGLGLLAGAQVSRAPQPRHGFVSTISHSGEGIFAGIPQDFEVVRYHSLHIEETPGITVHARSEDGVIQALKVDGLPHWGVQFHPESVLTQHGREIMRNFLGGFHLLHREVPGAVDCPRVFAALRAEGNDAFFLDSADPRGRYSILGDTAGALSRSFRYRLGDAPDILTLLDRELATRIIDAPALPFTGGVIGYLGYECAQLTLPIELRHRSPYPDAYFVRPQSFIVYDHHTETAHLCCLAGDGAEELLNRLETALDAEEPRPTGEDGGASLSGGSWRSPGYLERIKRAQEFLHAGESYEVCLTDTYTAAAEGELYPRLRSHNPAPYAAHLVFDDVEVCSASPERFLTVRGREVEAKPIKGTISADQDPALLTTDPKTRAENLMIVDLLRNDLSRVCEPGTVRVPKLMQVESYATVHQLVSTITGQLRASATAVDALRATFPPGSMTGAPKLRTCEIIDQLETGPRGVYSGVVGYLGFDGQSDLSVVIRTAVRAVGEVTIGAGGAIVLDSDPAAELEERNLKAQSVLGAWQ, via the coding sequence ATGATCCTCCTGCTTGATAATTACGATTCTTATACCTTCAACCTTGCCCACCTCATCGCGGAGGTAGCCGGACGCGAACCACTCGTCGTCGCTGCCGGTGAAGCGGACGGACTGGCCGAGCGCGTCCGTGCCGGCGAATTTTCGCATGTGGTGATTTCTCCTGGCCCGGGCACGCCGGAACGCGAGGAGGATTTCGGTGCTGCCCGAGGCATTGTCGCCGCCGCAGCCGCGGCCGAGATTCCGGTACTGGGTGTATGCCTTGGTCACCAGGGGCTAGGTCTGCTGGCCGGTGCCCAGGTGTCGCGCGCGCCGCAGCCGCGCCACGGTTTTGTCTCTACCATCAGTCACTCGGGCGAAGGCATCTTCGCCGGAATCCCGCAAGACTTCGAAGTGGTGCGCTACCACTCCCTGCATATAGAGGAGACCCCCGGCATTACCGTGCATGCCCGCAGCGAGGATGGCGTCATCCAAGCGCTGAAGGTCGATGGCTTGCCGCACTGGGGCGTGCAATTCCACCCGGAGTCGGTGCTTACCCAGCACGGCCGGGAGATTATGCGCAACTTTCTGGGTGGGTTTCACCTGCTCCACCGCGAAGTCCCCGGCGCGGTGGACTGCCCACGGGTCTTTGCCGCCCTTCGCGCCGAGGGCAACGATGCCTTCTTCCTCGACTCCGCGGATCCCCGCGGGCGCTATTCCATCCTCGGCGATACCGCCGGCGCATTGAGTCGCTCTTTCCGCTACCGGCTTGGCGACGCCCCCGATATCCTCACCCTCCTCGACCGCGAGCTTGCCACCCGTATCATCGACGCACCGGCCCTCCCGTTTACCGGCGGGGTCATCGGGTATTTGGGCTATGAATGCGCCCAGCTCACCCTGCCCATTGAGCTACGCCACCGCTCCCCTTACCCAGATGCCTACTTTGTGCGGCCGCAGTCCTTCATCGTCTACGACCATCACACAGAAACCGCGCACCTGTGCTGCCTTGCCGGTGACGGCGCCGAGGAATTGCTAAACCGCCTGGAGACCGCCTTGGATGCAGAGGAACCACGGCCCACGGGGGAGGACGGTGGGGCGTCGCTAAGCGGGGGCTCCTGGCGCAGCCCTGGCTACTTGGAGCGGATTAAGCGCGCCCAAGAATTCCTGCACGCCGGCGAGAGCTACGAGGTCTGCCTGACCGATACCTACACGGCCGCGGCCGAGGGTGAGCTCTATCCCCGCCTGCGCTCGCACAATCCCGCCCCCTATGCCGCGCACCTCGTCTTCGACGACGTGGAAGTCTGCAGCGCCTCGCCCGAGCGCTTCCTCACCGTGCGCGGCCGTGAGGTGGAGGCCAAGCCGATTAAGGGCACCATCTCGGCCGACCAGGATCCCGCGCTGCTGACCACGGACCCGAAGACACGGGCCGAAAACCTCATGATCGTTGACCTACTGCGCAATGATCTCTCCCGGGTATGCGAGCCCGGCACCGTGCGCGTGCCTAAGTTAATGCAGGTAGAAAGCTACGCCACCGTGCATCAATTGGTCTCCACCATTACCGGACAGCTGCGCGCCAGTGCCACCGCGGTCGATGCCCTCCGTGCCACCTTTCCTCCTGGCTCTATGACGGGCGCGCCGAAGCTGCGCACCTGCGAGATCATTGACCAACTCGAAACGGGACCGCGCGGCGTGTACTCCGGCGTGGTGGGCTACTTGGGGTTTGACGGTCAATCCGATCTCAGCGTGGTCATCCGCACGGCCGTGCGCGCGGTCGGTGAGGTCACCATCGGCGCCGGCGGGGCCATCGTCCTGGATTCAGATCCGGCCGCCGAGCTGGAGGAGCGCAACCTCAAGGCCCAATCCGTGTTGGGGGCGTGGCAATGA
- a CDS encoding universal stress protein translates to MATDSSDGHLPALSKGSADKPLRILISWSPSSSGTEALDCAAWLSRTATTQVRVISTVFQPWTTTSLTKLGGKYKKWFKAQKEACAAATHAALDEAGVPRSCWDDKPSLLVDGPSRPHLLTEMAKKFQADLIILGPNQSAPKGRFFAGSTADTLLHYSPQPLGLVPRKVKLSKHGVTRFNFAITERSPREDHEMLAAAELANRWNLPLRLLAFSAKGLLNTPSKDKHDMALKLTAEWLEDSLAMLDRARDSIQEKFPELVVTSEIGSGAGWGGAVDSLKWKKGDLMLMASTPQGPIARVFLGSTATELLPHIRVPILVHPSCG, encoded by the coding sequence ATGGCAACTGATTCTTCCGATGGGCACCTGCCGGCCTTAAGCAAGGGCTCGGCCGATAAACCCCTTCGCATTCTTATTTCTTGGAGCCCTTCTTCCTCCGGCACCGAGGCTCTAGATTGTGCCGCATGGCTTTCCCGTACCGCCACTACCCAGGTGCGGGTCATCTCTACCGTGTTCCAGCCGTGGACTACTACTTCCCTCACCAAGCTGGGCGGAAAATATAAGAAATGGTTTAAAGCACAAAAGGAGGCCTGCGCGGCCGCGACCCATGCCGCCCTCGATGAAGCTGGCGTACCCCGCAGCTGCTGGGATGACAAGCCTTCCCTCTTGGTCGATGGGCCTTCGCGCCCCCATCTGCTGACGGAGATGGCCAAGAAATTCCAGGCAGACCTCATCATCTTAGGCCCCAACCAGTCGGCGCCGAAGGGCCGTTTCTTTGCTGGTTCTACGGCCGATACCTTGCTGCATTATTCTCCTCAGCCGTTGGGTTTGGTGCCACGCAAGGTAAAGCTGTCCAAGCACGGCGTCACCCGCTTTAACTTTGCCATCACCGAACGCAGCCCGCGCGAAGATCATGAGATGCTCGCCGCAGCGGAGCTCGCGAACCGCTGGAACCTACCGCTGCGCCTGCTTGCCTTCTCGGCAAAGGGACTGCTCAATACGCCGTCCAAGGATAAGCACGATATGGCGCTTAAGCTGACGGCCGAGTGGCTCGAGGATTCCCTCGCCATGCTGGACCGCGCCCGCGATAGCATCCAGGAGAAATTCCCCGAGCTGGTTGTCACCTCTGAAATTGGTTCCGGCGCGGGCTGGGGCGGCGCGGTGGATTCGCTCAAGTGGAAGAAGGGCGATCTCATGCTCATGGCCTCCACCCCGCAGGGCCCCATCGCCCGCGTGTTCTTGGGATCTACCGCCACGGAGCTGCTGCCGCATATTCGGGTGCCTATCTTGGTCCACCCATCCTGCGGTTAG
- a CDS encoding MarR family winged helix-turn-helix transcriptional regulator yields the protein MTQQHEEKGPAQSPSTYEDAVEVARSIQPSLNKLILIFQRTAEGSSLTTSQVSIMNQLRMRGPSRVSTIAQAELIRMPTASNALYQLERRGYVERHRDEEDRRGVLVALTQLGESELAIVSQQRASALAEIMRWLEPKDLETANDVATVISKLADVYRPTMNGEQH from the coding sequence ATGACGCAGCAACATGAGGAGAAGGGCCCCGCTCAATCCCCGTCTACGTACGAGGATGCTGTCGAGGTCGCGCGTTCCATCCAGCCGTCGCTCAATAAGCTCATTCTTATTTTCCAGCGCACGGCGGAGGGCTCTTCATTGACCACCTCGCAGGTGTCCATCATGAACCAGCTGCGTATGCGCGGACCGTCCCGCGTTTCCACCATCGCGCAGGCAGAACTTATCCGCATGCCCACCGCCTCCAACGCGCTCTATCAGCTAGAGCGCCGCGGCTACGTGGAACGCCACCGCGATGAAGAGGACCGCCGCGGCGTCTTGGTAGCGCTGACGCAACTAGGCGAATCCGAACTAGCCATCGTCTCGCAGCAGCGTGCCTCCGCCCTAGCAGAGATCATGCGGTGGCTCGAGCCGAAGGATTTGGAGACCGCGAACGACGTTGCCACCGTCATCTCCAAGCTGGCTGATGTCTATCGCCCCACAATGAACGGCGAACAGCACTAG
- a CDS encoding inositol-3-phosphate synthase, which yields MSEKVKVAIVGVGNCATSLIEGVEFYRNAAADADIPGLMHAQFGPYHVGDVEFVAAFDVDADKVGKDLAEATRSSRNCTISITDVPELGVTVQRGPTLDGLGRYYQESIAESEAPLADVPAILRQSGADVVVSYLPVGSEEADKFYAQAAIDAGCAFVNALPVFIASDPVWAKKFEDAGLPIVGDDIKSQVGATITHRVMAKLFEDRGVRLERTMQLNVGGNMDFKNMLERERLESKKISKTQAVTSNLHNSPIAGKREDRNVHIGPSDYVEWLDDRKWAYVRLEGSAFGEVPLNLEYKLEVWDSPNSAGIIIDAVRAAKIALDRGVAGPVLAASSYLMKSPPVQKADDVARAELEDFIAGN from the coding sequence GTGTCCGAAAAAGTAAAGGTCGCCATCGTGGGCGTCGGCAACTGCGCCACGTCCCTCATTGAAGGCGTGGAGTTTTATCGCAACGCCGCGGCCGACGCAGATATTCCCGGTTTGATGCACGCCCAATTTGGCCCGTACCACGTTGGCGATGTGGAATTCGTTGCCGCCTTCGACGTGGATGCGGACAAGGTGGGCAAGGATCTGGCGGAGGCTACGCGCAGCTCCCGCAATTGCACCATTTCCATTACCGACGTCCCTGAGCTGGGCGTTACCGTGCAGCGCGGTCCTACCCTGGACGGCCTCGGCCGGTACTACCAAGAATCCATCGCGGAATCGGAAGCCCCGCTTGCCGACGTCCCCGCCATACTCCGCCAGTCCGGCGCCGACGTCGTAGTCTCCTACCTGCCGGTGGGCTCTGAGGAAGCGGATAAGTTCTACGCCCAGGCGGCCATCGATGCCGGCTGCGCCTTTGTCAATGCCTTGCCGGTCTTTATTGCCTCTGATCCGGTATGGGCGAAGAAGTTCGAAGATGCCGGGCTGCCCATCGTGGGCGATGATATTAAGTCCCAGGTGGGCGCCACCATTACTCACCGCGTCATGGCGAAGCTCTTTGAAGACCGCGGCGTGCGCTTGGAGCGCACCATGCAGCTCAATGTGGGCGGCAATATGGATTTCAAGAATATGCTCGAGCGCGAGCGCCTCGAATCCAAAAAGATCTCCAAGACGCAGGCCGTAACCTCTAACCTGCACAACTCGCCCATCGCCGGCAAGCGCGAAGACCGCAACGTCCACATCGGGCCTTCCGATTACGTGGAATGGCTCGATGACCGTAAGTGGGCCTATGTCCGCTTAGAGGGCTCCGCCTTTGGCGAAGTACCGCTGAACTTGGAGTACAAGCTGGAGGTCTGGGACTCGCCTAACTCCGCCGGCATCATCATTGACGCCGTACGCGCCGCCAAGATTGCCCTCGACCGCGGGGTGGCGGGCCCGGTACTGGCTGCCTCGTCCTACTTGATGAAATCCCCGCCGGTGCAAAAGGCCGATGACGTGGCGCGCGCCGAGCTAGAAGACTTTATTGCTGGAAACTAA
- a CDS encoding DUF5318 family protein — MIRVNSVAYKHVLSHEWERAHHLREFRAGQLTREDVCDADFLLRAAAEHHGRTMDKECPVCGEPLRLTRWVYGENLGRRAGSARSEKEIAEFVAEGLEFTVHEVEVCRQCRWNHLLRSATAFNAC; from the coding sequence ATGATCCGGGTGAATTCCGTTGCCTATAAGCACGTGCTCTCCCATGAGTGGGAGCGCGCCCACCACCTGCGCGAATTTCGCGCCGGGCAGCTCACGCGGGAGGACGTGTGCGATGCTGATTTTTTGCTGCGCGCCGCAGCTGAGCACCATGGGCGCACCATGGATAAGGAATGCCCCGTGTGCGGCGAGCCTTTGCGGCTCACGCGCTGGGTCTATGGCGAGAACCTCGGCCGCCGCGCCGGAAGCGCCCGCAGTGAGAAAGAAATAGCGGAGTTTGTGGCCGAGGGCTTGGAGTTTACGGTGCACGAGGTGGAGGTATGCCGCCAGTGCCGGTGGAACCACTTGTTGCGTTCTGCTACTGCATTTAACGCGTGTTAG